The following DNA comes from Rhodopseudomonas boonkerdii.
TAGAATGGGCGTTTGCGCTTGTCGCCCTCTCCCGTGTCGTGTCGCTGGCTCGGCGCTGTCACGTTCTGCTCACGCCACGGGTTAGGCTTGATGCCCTTCCTCTTGCCCATCCATTGCCAGTAGGCGCGAAGGCACGAGATGTCCTTGTTGGCGGTGGTGTGGTTCACCTTCGGGCGGATGTAGTTCTCATGCACGAAGTCGCCAGCGACAGCCTCATTGATGGCTTCGATCGACTGCATGGTCGCGGTGGAAGCGCACCAATTGTCCAACCGACCGACCATGCGACGAATGTCGTTCTGATAGCCGATAGAGAATGCGCCCTCCTCGAACCATTGATCGAGCAAGGCGGTGAACGGCGTGGCTGTCCCGCTCGCTATAGCGGCGAACCGTCTTGCCTCTGTTTCACCATGCAGTGCCATGATGCGGTTCACACGGTCATCGAGAGCTTCAGCGACGGTGGTCTGATGGTCGGTGAGTTGCTTCGCGACTGTTTCTTCCTTCGCAGCCTGCCGCCACCGCAAGGCTTCCTCGATCAGAGGGTTTCGCGTCTCTGCGATCTTCTGTCCCCGGAGCTTGGCCCTGAGGCGGCGGACGACCGGCACCTTCTCGCTGTCAGCTTCAAGCGGATTGCGGGTTACGAGCACCTCGCGGAGCTTCGAGCCGAACTGGCCCTTCAGCTTGGGCGGAACGCGGACGACGACGCGGATACGGTTGCCGTGCCACTCAAGGTGGGGGCCGAGCTTTGGCTTCTTCATGGATCAGTTCGGATGGGTCTTCATTGCGAGGTGTCCCCCACAATGTCCCCCGATCTGTCCCCCAAATCAAGGCGGTTTTCTTCAGTCGCATCAAGAGCTTCAGTAGCTTAGACGGATTGTAGCGTAGTGTCCCCCCCTCTCCGCCAGCCAGACGAAAAGCTCTTATCTTTCAATTAGATTGATGAATCTTCTCGTTGCGGGCCATACTTCGCGTTCGATGATGTCGGGTATCTGCCCCGCGACCGCGGTAGCTGAATTGATCGGCGATTTGAGCCTGCCCTAAATCCGCGGCGCATCATCGGGAACGACATCGCTGTCACAAAACTTTCGTCGGGCTGCGAATAGGGTGCGCTGAAATCTTTGTCTGGACCGCATGGACCCGGCACAGGCTGTCGGATCAATCCGCCGCAGCGCTGTCCGCGGAGTTCACGCGAGTGGCAAGCGACGACGAGCGCAATTTTAGTGAGCCGGTTCTGCAAGTGGTCTGCCGCGTCTGTCCTGGCCATCGGCTGTCTGCTGGCCGGCCAGATCTCCGCGTTTGCCCAGGCAGCATCGCCGGCCTCCGAAGTTCAATTCGATATTCCGGTTGTTCGTCGTCAGATAATTTGAGACCGCTCAGGCATTTCGAGAAGGGAGGATCTGGCTCATCTAGGGTTAAAGTTTAAGCGGCTTGCAATCGATGCTGCAAGCGGCGGTTTGCAATGGTTTCACGTTTGATGCGCGCACGCTCAGTCAGGATGGTTTCGGCTCGGCCGAAGTAAACATCCGCAGGCGTGAGGTTGTCGATGCTCTCATGATAGCGGTGATGGTTGTAGTGTTCGACGAAGCCGCTGACCTGACGTTCGAGGTCCCTCGGTAAATGGTAATTCTCGAGCAGGATGCGGTTCTTCAAGGTCTGATGCCAGCGCTCGATCTTGCCTTGGGTCTGGGGATGATACGGCGCACCGCGCACATGCTGCATATCCTTGCCCTTGAGCCAGGTGGCCAGATCTTCCGCGACGTAACTTGATCCGTTGTCGCTCAGAAGCCGTGGCCGCTGCTTTATATTGACGTGGTCCAGGCCTGAGGCGGCAAGCGCCTGATCGAGCGTGGCCGTGACGTCGGAGGCGCACATGGTGGGACCAAGCCTCCAGGCCACAATGTAACGAGAGAAGTCGTCGAGCACCGTCGATAGATAGTACCAGCCCCAGCCAGTGATCTTGAGGTAGGTGAAGTCGGTCTGCCAAAGCTGGTTGATCGCCGTGGTCTTGTCCTTGAACTCATTAGCCGCCTTGATCACCACATAGGCGGGGCTGGTGATCAGGTCGTGCGCCTTCAGCAGCCGATAGACCGAAGCCTCGGAGACAAAGTATTTTCTCTCGTCGGTGAAGCGCACCGCCAGCTCTCGCGGCGACAGCTCGGGGTGTTCCAGTGCCAGATCGACGATCTGACCGCGGACATCGTCCGGGATGCGATTCCAGACCCGGTCCGGCTTGGAGCGGTGATCGGCCAGCGCCTCGATGCCACCCTCGCGATAGCGATCGTACCATCTATAAAAGGTGGCTCGCGGGATGCCGAGCTTTTCCAACGTGCGCCTGGCAGGCAGATGCGATTGCTCGACCAGCGCGATTATTTCGGATTTCTCGGATGCTGGATACCTCATGCCTCGTTTTCCCCAGCCCCGTTCATGCTTTTTTTGAGCAGGCGGTTCTCCAGGGTCAGGTCGGCCACCACCTCCTTCAATTCGGAGGCTTCGCGGCGAAGGTCTTTCACCTCACCGGACGTGGCGGAACGGGCCGTGTCACCCGCCAGGCGGCGTTTGCCGGCCTCCAGAAACTCCTTCGACCAACCGTAATACATCGAGGCGGCAATGCCTTCGCGGCGGCACAGCTCGGAGATGTTCTCCTCGCCGCGCAGTCCTTCCAGCACGATACGGATCTTCTCTTCCGCCGAATACTGCCGACGCGTCTGCCGCCGGATATCTTTTAGCACTTGTTCTGCGGGCGCTTTGCCCAGTTCGGATTTCTGCTTCATCTTCGCTCCTGACGGCTACGATGAACCAGAAATCCTCCTTTCGTGAAGTCCCTCATTTGGTCTCAGAGGCGATGACGCCGAACACCCCAACTCCGATCAGTTGTGATCAATCGCCGCGGGCTACCAGCATCAGCTTTACTCCCGGCGCAACGCAACTCACATTAGCATTCCAATAAGGGGAACTGCTGTGGCGGACGACATTGAAGTTGAATTGCAGGCGATCAAGACGCTTCAGGAAACACTTGAGCC
Coding sequences within:
- a CDS encoding tyrosine-type recombinase/integrase, with product MKKPKLGPHLEWHGNRIRVVVRVPPKLKGQFGSKLREVLVTRNPLEADSEKVPVVRRLRAKLRGQKIAETRNPLIEEALRWRQAAKEETVAKQLTDHQTTVAEALDDRVNRIMALHGETEARRFAAIASGTATPFTALLDQWFEEGAFSIGYQNDIRRMVGRLDNWCASTATMQSIEAINEAVAGDFVHENYIRPKVNHTTANKDISCLRAYWQWMGKRKGIKPNPWREQNVTAPSQRHDTGEGDKRKRPFYDDEVRTLLQGIKTKRDWQFSLMAALSGLRIDEIGSLRVKDCVDGKIVVAKSKTPAGKRTIPAHPALAPLIAERTIGKPPTAYLFDELPEQKPGSKRGRSAPVTQSFSRERVRLGVDERASKGQRQSNVDFHSWRRWFIRSAREASLNGATGYSMWTIPNVVGHKVEDGELDGVKLPLGLTMSTYAGSSSWEAMTACVNAVALPKGVSNVRDDFEGQSTIRRRKVKPRVTLQEAAE
- a CDS encoding IS3 family transposase (programmed frameshift), whose amino-acid sequence is MKQKSELGKAPAEQVLKDIRRQTRRQYSAEEKIRIVLEGLRGEENISELCRREGIAASMYYGWSKEFLEAGKRRLAGDTARSATSGEVKDLRREASELKEVVADLTLENRLLKKKHERGWGKRGMRYPASEKSEIIALVEQSHLPARRTLEKLGIPRATFYRWYDRYREGGIEALADHRSKPDRVWNRIPDDVRGQIVDLALEHPELSPRELAVRFTDERKYFVSEASVYRLLKAHDLITSPAYVVIKAANEFKDKTTAINQLWQTDFTYLKITGWGWYYLSTVLDDFSRYIVAWRLGPTMCASDVTATLDQALAASGLDHVNIKQRPRLLSDNGSSYVAEDLATWLKGKDMQHVRGAPYHPQTQGKIERWHQTLKNRILLENYHLPRDLERQVSGFVEHYNHHRYHESIDNLTPADVYFGRAETILTERARIKRETIANRRLQHRLQAA